Genomic window (Solanum stenotomum voucher PI 320364 plastid, complete genome):
CGGTCCATTTGTTCCTGAATAGCTTCCTTCAAAAGGGCTTCTGCTTCCTCGGTAAATGTCTTGGTAGAAGATATGATTTCTTGGAACTGAGGTTTAGTAGTTTTTAAGTAAGTACGTAGCTCAACAAGAAATTTCCTTACCTGTCCAACTTCTAATGAATCAAGATAGCCGTTTGTTCCGGTATAAATAGTCATTATCTGCTCTTCTACCGTGAGAGGAGCTGATTGGGATTGTTTAAGCAATTCACGTAATCGTTGACCTCTTGCCAATTGATTCTGAGTAGCTTTATCGAGATCAGAAGCAAATTGTGCAAAGGCTTCTAATTCTGCGAATTGCGCTAGTTCTAATTTTAATTTACCAGCTACTTGTTTCATGGCTTTTATTTGAGCTGCGGACCCCACTCTGGAAACGGAGATACCCACATTAATAGCAGGTCTGATTCCAGAATTGAATAGGTCGGCGGATAAGAAGATTTGTCCATCAGTAATGGAAATTACATTAGTAGGAATATAAGCCGAAACATCTCCGGATTGAGTTTCAACTATTGGTAAGGCGGTCATACTTCCTTCACCTAAACTAGAACTTAATTTAGCGGCTCTTTCCAAAAGGCGTGAATGCAAATAAAAAACATCTCCTGGATAAGCTTCACGACCGGGCGGTCTTCGTAATAGAAGAGACATTTGGCGATAAGCTTGCGCTTGTTTGGAGAGATCATCATAAATGATTAAAGTGTGTCGTTCACGATACATAAAATATTCAGCCAGAGCTGCTCCTGTATAAGGAGCAAGGTATTGTAATGTAGCAGGGGAATCCGCCGTTTCGGCTACCACAATAGTGTATTCCATCGCTCCCCTTTCCTGTAAAGTAGTTACTACCTGGGCCACAGAAGACGCTTTTTGCCCAATAGCTACATAAACACATATTACATTTTGACCTTGTTGATTGAGAATCGTATCTGTGGCTACTGCTGTTTTACCGGTCTGTCTGTCCCCAATAATTAATTCTCGTTGACCACGTCCTATAGGGATCATCGAATCAATAGCAATAAGTCCGGTTTGAAGAGGCTCATATACGGAACGGCGCGAAATAATACCGGGGGCGGCAGATTCAATTAATCGAAATTCAGAAGCTGAAATTTCACCTCTACCATCAATAGGTTTAGCCAGGGCATTTACAACACGACCCAAATAAGCCTCACTCACGGGTATCTGAGCAATTCTGCCCGTTGCTTTTACAGAACTTCCTTCTTGTATCAACAACCCGTCGCCCATTAATACAACACCAACATTATTTGATTCCAAATTCAGAGCAATGCCTATTGTACCCTCTTCAAATTCTACTAATTCACCCGCCATTACTTCATCAAGACCGTGAATACGAGCAATGCCATCGCCTACTTGAAGTACGGTACCAGTATTTACAATCTTTACTTCTCTATTATATTGTTCAATACGTTCACGGATAATATTACTAATTTCGTCAGCTCGAATGGTTACCATGATTCTTTCTTTATTCTTTTTTGAAAGAAAAAAATAATACCTACAGTAGAAAGACTAATCAGTTATTTCTTTCATTGTTCCCAACATGCCAATATTGGCACTAATGGTACGTAAATGTAACTCGTTATTCAAACAACTATTCAGAGTTCCTAGAGCTCCTCGTAAGGCTTGTTGGAAAACCCGTTGTCGGACTTGATTAATCGCCCTTTGCTGTTCAAACTGAATCGTTTCGTTTTTGTAATTTTCTAATTGTTCCAAAGTTTTATAAGTTGAATTAATCAAATTCAATTTTTCTCGTTCTATCTCGGAGTATCCATTCACTCGAAACTGCTCGGCTTCGGTTTCTACTTTCCGTAAACGAGAACGAGCTTTTTCGAGTTGTTCAATAGCCCCCCCACGCAGTTCTTCTGAATTTCGAATAGTATTCAAGATCCTCTGTTTTCGATTATCTAATAAATCACTTAATGAAAGTAGATTATTTTTCCATTCCTTTCCAAAATTCCATAATCCCTTCCCGAACCAAACATGAATCTTTCGATTCATTTGGCTCTCACGCTCAATTACTT
Coding sequences:
- the atpF gene encoding AtpF, whose amino-acid sequence is MKNVTDSFVSLGHWPSAGSFGFNTDILATNPINLSVVLGVLIFFGKGVSLSDLLDNRKQRILNTIRNSEELRGGAIEQLEKARSRLRKVETEAEQFRVNGYSEIEREKLNLINSTYKTLEQLENYKNETIQFEQQRAINQVRQRVFQQALRGALGTLNSCLNNELHLRTISANIGMLGTMKEITD
- the atpA gene encoding AtpA — translated: MVTIRADEISNIIRERIEQYNREVKIVNTGTVLQVGDGIARIHGLDEVMAGELVEFEEGTIGIALNLESNNVGVVLMGDGLLIQEGSSVKATGRIAQIPVSEAYLGRVVNALAKPIDGRGEISASEFRLIESAAPGIISRRSVYEPLQTGLIAIDSMIPIGRGQRELIIGDRQTGKTAVATDTILNQQGQNVICVYVAIGQKASSVAQVVTTLQERGAMEYTIVVAETADSPATLQYLAPYTGAALAEYFMYRERHTLIIYDDLSKQAQAYRQMSLLLRRPPGREAYPGDVFYLHSRLLERAAKLSSSLGEGSMTALPIVETQSGDVSAYIPTNVISITDGQIFLSADLFNSGIRPAINVGISVSRVGSAAQIKAMKQVAGKLKLELAQFAELEAFAQFASDLDKATQNQLARGQRLRELLKQSQSAPLTVEEQIMTIYTGTNGYLDSLEVGQVRKFLVELRTYLKTTKPQFQEIISSTKTFTEEAEALLKEAIQEQMDRFILQEQA